From the Candidatus Paceibacterota bacterium genome, the window GATATTATCCGTCATGTTTCGGAGTTTAGTGTTGGTTTTCCATTGACTTATTCTTTGGCCGGATTTTTCAATATTTTTGGAATAGATATTTTCACAGCACGTTTGCTTATGATTTTGTTTATTTTAGGTCTTATCATTTCTAGTTATTTTCTCATAAAGAAACTATATGGCAGAAATATAGCGATAATTTCTACAATTTTATTGTCTACATTTCCACCTTTATATGGTAATGGTAAAAGTGTATTAGGTGAGACACCAGGATTGTTGTTTTTAGTCTTAGCTTTATTGTTTGTTTATTTAGCTAGAACAAAATTTGGATCAAGGAATAAATATATCGTGTTTGCTGGTTTATTTGTTGGTTTGGCTGTAGCTACAAAACCATTCTTTCTTATATTGATTCCAGCGCTTATTGTTGGTTTGTTTTCCAGTAGAAAAATTATGCAGATTAAGATGTCTGATCTATATCTAGGTTCAATAGCTACGTTGATACCGATAATTATTTGGCTGACAACCCAGTTCCAATCAGGAGATTCATTCTTGAAGATTTTTTCTTTCTACGCCAACCCCTATCAAGTTTCTAGTATTATTAGCATAGTCTTTAATAGTATTAAAAGTCTATTTACCAGTGTAGGCCCGCTATATCTTATGGTGGTATTGTTTGTCTGGTTGGTATCTTTGATAATTAAGTTTAAGAGACGTTCAGAAATTTCTCCAGAGGAAATAACAGCCTTCACTTTTTCTGTTCTCTGTGTTTTGGCTTATTTGAGAATATCAGGAATCTTTAGATACCTTTATCCAGCTCAAGTGATTTCTTTGATTTTCTTTCCATCAGCTTTAGCTTACATACTAAATACATTTTCAACTTCATGGTTTGATAATACGAAAAAGAAATTTGTAACGCTTGGTTTGGCTATTGTATTTATACCACTGACATTTCTCGGTATATATCAAGTTCTCTTCAATTCTTGGGTTGCTGAAGCTTATGGATCAAATAAGACTGCTGATTGGCAAAATTACTTTGAGAAGTTACCCTCAAAAGAATCCGTTTTCTTTTACGATACTCCTGAAGTTGCGATCTTTATGAATGGTAGTAATTATTATCAATATATAGAACCAGCGCCAAGTATGAAGATTGGTACTGAAGAATTGGATGTTATACGTCAAGGTATAACCGATAAAGTAGTTATTACTACAGGTAGATTGAGCGGACTTGATCAGAGCCTGTTTGTAAAATATAGTTTAGACAAAACCTTTTACAAATATTCTATTTTGAAAAAGATTAAGAAATAGGTTTCTTTAGTTCCAATATTACGATACCAAGAAAAAATGGTCGTAGTAGATATACACGTGCAGATGGGGTAATCTTTTTGCCTATCTTTATCAATTCTTTTTTAGAAAAGAATGTTTGATCAGTCCATGGCCATAGCGAGCGGAATATTTTTGGACGAGTAATAGTGTACCAAGGTGTGAGATATGACCATTTATACGGAACACTGATGAGGGTGGTTCCACCTAGTTTTGTAGCTTTCCAATGTTGCTCTGCTACGAGTAGTGGATTATCAAAATGTTCCATGAGCCCTTGGCTCCAGACTATATCAAATGTCCCCTGAAAAGGGACATCAAGACAATTCCCGTCAATGAATTTGGCATTTGTAACTCCATATTTTTTTGCGCAATCTTGCGATATTTTCAAAGCTTC encodes:
- a CDS encoding glycosyltransferase codes for the protein MKAYRDIIIIPTYNEKDNIGKIIEKVSGLYPELEIWVVDDSSPDGTAKIVSTIMKSNPKVSLIVRKAKTGLGDAYKDTLIKIQKMGDVRSVITMDADGSHNPLKIRELLDSLQKVDLSIGSRYTSGGGGMKGMGMYRNFLSMGGNLYARIIIGFGINDSTAGFVAFRRTALDGINIPAIASAGYSYQIEFKNTLLEAGRSWNEIPITFVDRIVGTSKMSGRIIKEGILTPWRIAARKTFKWSHFKEVLKKALLISTVLCAFMFALFHLKESPPVWYDEGLYIQDAVNLVQDGIVGVRFSPDIIRHVSEFSVGFPLTYSLAGFFNIFGIDIFTARLLMILFILGLIISSYFLIKKLYGRNIAIISTILLSTFPPLYGNGKSVLGETPGLLFLVLALLFVYLARTKFGSRNKYIVFAGLFVGLAVATKPFFLILIPALIVGLFSSRKIMQIKMSDLYLGSIATLIPIIIWLTTQFQSGDSFLKIFSFYANPYQVSSIISIVFNSIKSLFTSVGPLYLMVVLFVWLVSLIIKFKRRSEISPEEITAFTFSVLCVLAYLRISGIFRYLYPAQVISLIFFPSALAYILNTFSTSWFDNTKKKFVTLGLAIVFIPLTFLGIYQVLFNSWVAEAYGSNKTADWQNYFEKLPSKESVFFYDTPEVAIFMNGSNYYQYIEPAPSMKIGTEELDVIRQGITDKVVITTGRLSGLDQSLFVKYSLDKTFYKYSILKKIKK
- a CDS encoding class I SAM-dependent methyltransferase; protein product: MEHRNNTREHRDIWQNIWLHKNRLSYFVDYGRFVYNGFFRKMLRKHINGQTEFLELGCGTSTLTISLAKEMKGLVGLDISPEALKISQDCAKKYGVTNAKFIDGNCLDVPFQGTFDIVWSQGLMEHFDNPLLVAEQHWKATKLGGTTLISVPYKWSYLTPWYTITRPKIFRSLWPWTDQTFFSKKELIKIGKKITPSARVYLLRPFFLGIVILELKKPIS